In Rhizoctonia solani chromosome 7, complete sequence, one DNA window encodes the following:
- a CDS encoding ribosomal protein S8e, whose product MVVDLGTKLKRPPLKFHVDSMWVLSKITLLVHHHNCLRLSSFSALLIYPMPPDLACAVHARGMIGNDLRQALNKCGAIRQIHYFINERGEREAFITFKFKSDAVYAKTKHSFGDVQIFGIVDDFWKNRYIESQNADPEKSGFQQINDYDTFMPHPIVRATPAPAGDDHISDPAGFVVHVEGEVHGTPADNKFARFGPVRQILRFGATSGRPHGKCFMTRLGAAAARNQGHIDQLPIDALSRSEWMMKKYRELIQQDHPFNNGSGPSDQFSDVPRSPRSPRRTQPVVYERNSWTRESDTGRAPRGPPPYNPPPPPRTRAPDTSPRLRHEPPRHEPRPYPDDGRALAGRPLYRDEPRMPVDRPSSQSYPLSGNPSRESIGWKDSRDYPPPSGYERERMTPPGYTTSDPRYDPPLPPSRAREYDDRATRPPRESSRYSPYPPPRSAAGPYPPPRERVPLSPGPGYPPPPPMQVDDVPRRERALSNDSRRIGSSRSMEAPHPPKTLSPTATSEEALNTLKFMRDMQCQPGQYLIAAEKEPRFADAEALALEGIKGSNTFSLFWIIACSSLWTSMAISTSRPSEAAPLYLFLARLQGERFKTERNPALVLRLARDVVLNLDEASALSRQPLESAMQSLRQEMWAYTRSRTSDADVEMLDIPRSGEDPNAQIQRLMDKLRRARDDMRRIEDDLDHERRERRRLQGQLADAQESLSRTSRAAKNDVEDLKKANERHVERIVELERQLEKRNSTAAPTVNGGDTSMADGISRSSRHKRSATGAQRPHYRKKRKFELGRQAASTKLGPKRVHTVRVRGGNLKYRALRLESGNFAWGSEQTTRKTRIIGVVYNASNNELVRTNTLVKSAIIQVDATPFRQWYEAHYAQPVTKKGAKTAPAEGAAATEETKKSKHVLRTLEQRKKVAKIDPLLETQFAAGRLYAAISSRPGQSGRADGYILEGRELEFYLRKLRTGKQKHAQ is encoded by the exons ATGGTGGTTGATTTGGGCACCAAGTTGAAACGACCGCCCCTGAAGTTCCATGTTGACAGCATGTGGGTTTTGAGTAAGATCACACTTCTTGTCCACCACCACAACTGTCTTCGGCTATCCTCTTTTAGTGCATTATTGATATACCCAATG CCTCCAGATCTTGCTTGTGCTGTTCACGCCCGTGGTATGATAGGCAATGACCTACGACAAGCGCTTAATAAATGCGGAGCTAT ACGCCAGATTCACTATTTTATTAATGAACGAGGTGAACGAGAAG CATTCATAACGTTCAAGTTCAAGAGCGACGCTGTCTACGCCAAAACCAAACACAGCTTTGGAGACGTTCAGATATTTGGAATTGTTGACGATTTTTGGAAGAACCGTTATATCGAGTCCCAGAATGCAGATCCCGAAAAGAGCGGCTTCCAACAGATCAACGACTACGACACGTTTATGCCTCACCCCATCGTTCGGGCCACTCCGGCACCGGCA GGTGATGATCATATCTCTGATCCGGCTGGGTTTGTTGTTCATGTCGAAGGAGAAGTGCATGGTACACCTGCGGACAATAAATTCGCTAGGTTTGGCCCTGT TCGACAAATTCTTCGCTTTGGAGCTACCAGTGGACGACCCCACGGCAAGTGCTTCATG ACACGACTTGGAGCAGCTGCAGCCCGGAACCAGGGTCACATCGACCAACTGCCGATTGATGCCTTGAGCCGCTCGGAATGGATGATGAAAAAGTATCGTGAGCTTATCCAACAGGATCACCCATTTAACAATGGCTCGGGCCCTTCCGATCAATTTTCCGATGTACCGCGTAGCCCCAGGAGCCCGCGTCGTACACAACCCGTGGTTTACGAACGTAACTCTTGGACTAGGGAATCTGATACTGGACGTGCACCACGGGGCCCACCACCATATAACCCTCCGCCACCTCCTCGGACCCGAGCACCTGACACTTCTCCTCGCCTCCGACATGAGCCTCCTAGACACGAACCACGACCTTACCCAGATGATGGTAGGGCTCTAGCTGGTCGTCCATTGTACCGTGATGAACCCCGTATGCCTGTGGATCGCCCGTCCTCACAGTCGTACCCACTTAGCGGAAATCCAAGCCGGGAATCAATTGGGTGGAAGGATAGTCGGGACTACCCACCGCCTTCAGGATACGAACGGGAACGTATGACTCCACCTGGATATACGACCTCTGACCCTCGCTATGATCCACCACTTCCGCCAAGTCGAGCTCGGGAATATGATGATCGAGCCACACGCCCTCCGCGTGAGAGCAGTAGATACTCGCCTTATCCCCCACCTCGCTCGGCAGCTGGGCCTTACCCCCCGCCTCGTGAGCGTGTGCCTCTTTCGCCTGGTCCTGGCTATCCCCCACCTCCGCCTATGCAAGTGGACGACGTCCCAAGGCGTGAGCGTGCTCTAAGTAATGACTCCCGTCGGATAGGCAGTTCTCGGAGTATGGAAGCACCTCACCCACCCAAAACACTCAGTCCGACCGCCACATCCGAGGAGGCCCTCAACACATTGAAGTTTATGCGTGATATGCAATGCCAGCCTGGCCAATATCTTATCGCTGCCGAGAAGGAGCCTCGTTTTGCGGATGCTGAGGCGCTCGCGTTGGAAGGAATCAAAGGTTCGAACACGTTCTCTCTCTTTTGGATTATCGCTTGCTCCTCCCTCTGGACTTCAA TGGCAATATCAACATCTCGACCTTCCGAGGCCGCCCCACTTTACTTGTTTTTGGCTCGTTTACAAGGCGAACGGTTCAAGACTGAGAGAAATCCTGCGCTTGTCCTTCGTTTGGCTCGGGATGTAGTGCTTAACTTGGATGAGGCGAGTGCATTGAGTCGGCAGCCGCTCGAGTCTGCTATGCAGAGCCTTAGGCAAG AAATGTGGGCGTATACCAGGAGCAGGACATCTG ACGCCGATGTGGAAATGCTCGACATCCCCCGGTCCGGAGAAGACCCCAACGCTCAAATCCAGCGCCTAATGGACAAACTCAGGCGCGCGCGGGACGATATGAGACGCATTGAGGACGACCTTGATCACGAACGACGTGAACGTCGCAGGCTCCAGGGACAACTCGCTGATGCGCAGGAGAGTCTAAGTCGCACGAGCCGTGCAGCAAAAAATGACGTGGAAGACTTAAAAAAGGCCAATGAGCGACATGTGGAGCGGATCGTGGAATTGGAACGTCAGCtagagaagaggaattcgACTGCGGCCCCGACTGTTAACGGTGGGGATACGTCCATGGCTGACG GTATCTCCCGCAGCTCGCGTCACAAACGCTCCGCAACCGGTGCTCAGCGCCCCCACTACCGCAAAAAGAGAAAATTCGAGCTCGGTCGTCAGGCTGCTAGCACCAAGCTCGGACCTAAGCGGGTGCACACTGTGCGCGTGCGCGGTGGAAACTTGAAGTACCGTGCGCTCCGTCTTGAGAGCGGAAACTTTGCTTGGGGATCTGAGCAGACTACGAGGAAGACTCGTATCATCGGTGTC GTATACAATGCATCGAACAACGAGCTTGTTCGTACCAACACACTTGTGAAGAGTGCGATCATCCAGGTTGATGCTACGCCTTTCCGTCAATGGTACGAGGCGCAC TACGCTCAGCCTGTGACGAAGAAGGGTGCCAAGACTGCCCCTGCCGAGGGTGCCGCTGCTACCGAGGAAACGAAAAAGTCCAAGCACGTCTTGCGTACTCTGGAGCAGCGCAAGAAGG TTGCGAAGATCGACCCTCTCCTCGAGACTCAATTCGCTGCTGGCCGTCTCTATGCGGCTATTTCCAGCCGACCAGGCCAGTCTGGTCGTGCTGATGGGTACATTCTTGAGGGCCGTGAACTTGAA TTCTACCTCAGGAAGTTGCGTACGGGCAAGCAGAAGCAcgcacagtaa